The Pseudomonadales bacterium sequence CGATTGAAGCCAGCGGCCGCATTCGCCCCGAACATGGCGACGGTCGCCTCCGTCACCGTGAATCCGGGCTCCACATTGAAGGACAGGATCCCGTCCTTCGCATGCTCCACGTGAATGAATTCCGCGATACGGTGAAACGCCGTTTTCGGCGCGCCGTAGACAAAGCCCCAGCCACCCTGGCCAGGCGGAGTATGCGGCTGCGTGACGGCCGCGTTCGAGCTCAGGCTGATGTAGATCCCGCCACCCTGGGCAATCATGACCGGCAGGACAAGCCGCGCCAGATAAGCCTGGTTCACCAGATTGCCCAGTACGCTTTTTTCGAACTGGTCGAAGCTGAAGTCGCTGAAGGCGTACATCAGACCCGGCCCCTGGTAGATCGCGTTGTTCAGCAGCAGATCGACGCGCCCCCAGCGCTCGAGCGTCTGCTCGACCACGGCATCCATCGTGCTGCGATCGAGCACGTCCATCACCACCGGCAGAGCTTCGCGACCCAGCGCACGGATGGCAGCAGCAGTGCTCTCGAGGCTGCCGGGCACTGCCACCTCCTGACCGTCGGCAGCGTAGGGCAACGTGGCCTTGCCCTCGCCTTCCTTCAGGGTCCGCCCGGTAATGACGACATCAAAGCCCTCCCGCGCCAGGCTGATCGCAGCAGCCTTGCCGATACCGCGGGTGGCGCCAGTGACGATGGCGATTCTTGACATGGCGTGATTTCCTTCACCAGAACACCGGTTCAGGAAATCATGCCACGTGGTTCACCTTGAACACCATCGCCAAACATTGACGCAGGTCGGCATTCATGCCGACAGATTGGCGTAGGTCGGCATTCATGCCGACGGTGAATTCCCATCCATATCAGTCGGGTCGAAACCCGACCCACACGGATCCCCGGCTCACGCCCGACGGCGCCGACGCCCCATGGCAAACGCACCGGCCGACGCCAGCAACAGCGACAGCGTGCCTGGCTCGGGAACGGCGTTGCGAGGCGGATCACCGGTGATCATGTCCTGGGCGCCCGTGGCTTCGAGAACCATCGTGTACTTGCGCTCCAGTGCCGACGCCGTACCGATGGCACCGAAGTAGCTGCCGAGAGCGGTCTGCGTAGCGGTCTCGAGTCCACTCGCCTTGAAGCTGCCGTTCAGGATGTCCCACCCCGTGTCGTACAGGCTCTCCCAGATCCCGAGCTGGATCGCGGCCGCCTGGTAGGCCGTGGTCGGATGCAACCAGGCGTACGGCGTCTGGTCGGCAGGAACACTCGCAGCGAGTACCGAATTCACAGCGCCGAGAAACGAGAGCGTGCGCTCCGTTGCCCCGTTGAAATCGACCGTGTACGTGACGACCTGCCCGTGGCCGATCGTTTCGTAAACGTCGTAGCAGAACATCCACACATCGTTGATGTTGTCGACGATCTGCCCGGCATCGATATCCACCAGATTCGATGCAGTGCCC is a genomic window containing:
- a CDS encoding PEP-CTERM sorting domain-containing protein, whose protein sequence is MTRMHKTLLAAAFAACSVGAQAATVTITFDSPIFSGTAAPGYDAVRITYPTLPGPGSTTASVAAGRFQGTASNLVDIDAGQIVDNINDVWMFCYDVYETIGHGQVVTYTVDFNGATERTLSFLGAVNSVLAASVPADQTPYAWLHPTTAYQAAAIQLGIWESLYDTGWDILNGSFKASGLETATQTALGSYFGAIGTASALERKYTMVLEATGAQDMITGDPPRNAVPEPGTLSLLLASAGAFAMGRRRRRA
- a CDS encoding SDR family oxidoreductase, coding for MSRIAIVTGATRGIGKAAAISLAREGFDVVITGRTLKEGEGKATLPYAADGQEVAVPGSLESTAAAIRALGREALPVVMDVLDRSTMDAVVEQTLERWGRVDLLLNNAIYQGPGLMYAFSDFSFDQFEKSVLGNLVNQAYLARLVLPVMIAQGGGIYISLSSNAAVTQPHTPPGQGGWGFVYGAPKTAFHRIAEFIHVEHAKDGILSFNVEPGFTVTEATVAMFGANAAAGFNRNATTPETTGDVIAWLATRPEARELAGTLISAPDFLGSRGVA